Proteins from one Catenuloplanes atrovinosus genomic window:
- a CDS encoding AfsR/SARP family transcriptional regulator has translation MTAAISISALGPLRVWRDGVPQAVGSPQQQALLVALLIRDGRAASMDDLVAAVWGDDLPDTAVATARTYIYRLRRLFDGTVVSIDTLGRGYALSTGRATVDVTAFQAGVAEAHERMRAGDAPGAAELVSGALALWEGEALAGVPGRAAERARVRLEDTRVAAEELLFTARLETSGASAEELARLTELVETYPLREGFRALLMLALYRRGRQAEALELYQRGRALLRDELALDPGPALRDMQRRILRSDPALLAAEAGTGPTYLPADLPDFTGRVAELAVITGALVPGATVGITALPGFGRTSTAVHVAHLLAGEFPDGRLYADLAAPDSLAETLLTWSRLFGVAGALPATVTGRATLLRTAAAGRRPLIVLDDVEDPADVAVVRSALPHAALLLTSRRRHHRLAGTAWVTLGGLADDESMRLFEHIAGAARVASDPGWVRDAIAAIDGAPLSVRLAAERVARRPHRTVRSLVEELTSELHDPYAPLHDDCVIAEAPMVRAYRLLRPQAARTLRFLTATDACAATVPEVAAMLCTTENNALTALDSLVDLHLVADGADGRYRITDPMVQAVARRMLHEIDGRDEIEAAVRRAFTPSRV, from the coding sequence ATGACCGCCGCCATCAGCATCAGCGCACTGGGACCGTTACGTGTCTGGCGGGACGGGGTGCCGCAGGCGGTCGGGTCGCCGCAGCAGCAGGCGCTGCTGGTCGCGCTGCTGATCCGGGACGGGCGGGCCGCGTCCATGGACGACCTGGTCGCGGCCGTCTGGGGGGATGACCTGCCGGACACCGCGGTCGCGACCGCGCGCACCTACATCTACCGGCTGCGGCGGCTGTTCGACGGCACCGTCGTCTCCATCGACACCCTGGGCCGGGGGTACGCGCTGAGCACCGGCCGGGCGACGGTCGACGTGACCGCGTTCCAGGCGGGCGTGGCCGAGGCGCACGAGCGGATGCGCGCCGGTGACGCGCCCGGCGCGGCCGAGCTGGTGTCCGGCGCGCTGGCGCTGTGGGAGGGCGAGGCGCTCGCCGGCGTTCCGGGACGGGCCGCGGAGCGGGCCCGGGTGCGGCTGGAGGACACCCGGGTCGCGGCGGAGGAACTGCTGTTCACGGCGCGGCTGGAGACGTCCGGCGCGAGCGCGGAGGAACTGGCCCGGCTGACCGAGCTGGTCGAGACGTACCCGCTGCGGGAGGGTTTCCGGGCGCTGCTGATGCTCGCGCTCTACCGGCGCGGGCGGCAGGCGGAGGCGCTGGAGCTGTATCAGCGCGGGCGGGCGCTGCTGCGCGACGAATTGGCGCTCGATCCCGGTCCGGCGCTGCGCGACATGCAGCGGCGCATCCTGCGCTCCGACCCGGCGCTGCTTGCCGCCGAGGCCGGTACGGGCCCGACGTACCTCCCGGCCGATCTGCCGGATTTCACCGGCCGGGTCGCGGAGCTGGCCGTGATCACCGGCGCGCTGGTGCCGGGCGCGACCGTCGGGATCACCGCGCTGCCCGGGTTCGGCCGGACCAGCACGGCGGTGCACGTGGCGCACCTGCTCGCGGGCGAGTTCCCGGACGGCCGCCTCTACGCGGACCTGGCCGCGCCGGACAGCCTCGCCGAGACACTGCTGACCTGGTCGCGGCTGTTCGGCGTGGCCGGCGCGCTGCCCGCGACCGTGACCGGCCGGGCCACGCTGCTGCGCACCGCGGCCGCCGGCCGCCGTCCGCTGATCGTGCTCGACGACGTCGAGGACCCGGCCGACGTCGCGGTGGTGCGGTCCGCGCTGCCGCACGCGGCGCTGCTGCTCACGTCGCGGCGGCGGCACCACCGGCTGGCCGGCACCGCCTGGGTGACGCTCGGCGGGCTGGCCGACGACGAGTCGATGCGGCTGTTCGAGCACATCGCGGGCGCGGCCCGGGTGGCGTCCGACCCCGGCTGGGTGCGCGACGCGATCGCCGCGATCGACGGCGCGCCGCTCTCGGTCCGGCTGGCCGCGGAACGGGTCGCGCGCCGCCCGCACCGGACCGTGCGGTCGCTGGTCGAGGAGCTCACCTCCGAGTTGCACGACCCGTACGCGCCGCTGCACGACGACTGCGTGATCGCGGAGGCGCCGATGGTCCGCGCCTACCGGCTGCTGCGCCCACAGGCCGCCCGCACGCTGCGGTTCCTGACCGCGACGGACGCCTGCGCCGCGACCGTGCCGGAGGTGGCCGCGATGCTGTGCACCACGGAGAACAACGCGCTGACCGCGCTGGACTCGCTGGTCGACCTGCACCTGGTGGCGGACGGCGCGGACGGCCGGTACCGGATCACCGACCCGATGGTGCAGGCGGTGGCGCGGCGCATGCTGCACGAGATCGACGGCCGGGACGAGATCGAGGCCGCGGTGCGGCGCGCGTTCACCCCGTCGCGCGTGTGA
- a CDS encoding FAD-binding oxidoreductase, translating into MSTDILAAQVTGPVLTPGDAGYEEETATWNLAMIGRPAVVVGATSTADVRAAVRYAAERDLPIAVSATGHGQAMPADGALLINLRRMNDITIDADAGTATVGAAVEMQALVDAAAKAGLAPLAGSSPNVGVVGYVLGGGLSSTLGRTHGWAADHVRAAEIVTADGALRQVTATAEPDLFWAIRGGKGNFGVVTSLTIGLVPVTRLYGGGIFFDGADARPVLDAFRRLVAGAPESLTASVAFLRLPPLPFVPEPLRGRLSVHVRIAYLGAAEEGERLVADVRAAATPIIDAVAEMPYTAFAMIHADPVDPIPAYESSVLLRDFPAEAADALLAAAGPGVDTPVLMIEVRQLGGALARDPQVPSAVGNRDAAFQLFLGAAGAPGMEEPLREPLFAPLRALAPWASGRRQVNFLSGYDRDAADIGPAYEPRAWERLRAIKAAADPRNLFRVNHNIPPRD; encoded by the coding sequence ATGAGCACCGACATCCTGGCCGCACAGGTCACCGGCCCGGTCCTGACGCCGGGCGACGCCGGGTACGAGGAGGAGACCGCGACCTGGAACCTGGCGATGATCGGCCGCCCGGCGGTGGTGGTCGGCGCGACTTCCACCGCGGACGTGCGGGCCGCCGTCCGCTACGCCGCCGAGCGGGACCTGCCGATCGCGGTCAGCGCGACCGGCCACGGGCAGGCGATGCCGGCCGACGGCGCGCTGCTGATCAACCTGCGCCGGATGAACGACATCACGATCGACGCGGACGCCGGCACCGCCACGGTCGGCGCCGCCGTCGAGATGCAGGCGCTGGTCGACGCGGCCGCCAAGGCCGGGCTGGCGCCGCTGGCCGGCTCGTCGCCGAACGTGGGCGTGGTCGGCTACGTGCTCGGCGGCGGGCTCAGCTCCACACTCGGGCGTACCCACGGCTGGGCCGCCGACCACGTGCGCGCCGCCGAGATCGTGACCGCGGACGGCGCGCTGCGGCAGGTGACCGCGACGGCCGAGCCGGACCTGTTCTGGGCGATCCGCGGCGGCAAGGGCAACTTCGGCGTGGTCACGTCGCTGACCATCGGGCTGGTCCCGGTCACCCGGCTCTACGGCGGCGGGATCTTCTTCGACGGCGCGGACGCCCGCCCGGTGCTGGACGCGTTCCGCCGCCTGGTCGCGGGCGCGCCGGAGTCGCTGACCGCGTCCGTGGCGTTCCTGCGGCTACCGCCGCTGCCGTTCGTGCCGGAGCCGCTGCGGGGGCGGCTGAGCGTGCACGTGCGGATCGCGTACCTGGGTGCCGCCGAGGAGGGCGAGCGCCTGGTCGCGGACGTGCGCGCGGCCGCCACGCCGATCATCGACGCGGTGGCGGAGATGCCGTACACCGCGTTCGCCATGATCCACGCGGACCCGGTCGACCCGATCCCGGCCTACGAGTCCTCCGTGCTGCTGCGCGACTTCCCGGCCGAGGCCGCGGACGCGCTGCTCGCCGCGGCCGGGCCGGGCGTGGACACGCCGGTGCTGATGATCGAGGTACGGCAGCTCGGCGGCGCGCTGGCCCGCGACCCGCAGGTGCCGTCCGCGGTCGGCAACCGCGACGCGGCGTTCCAGCTGTTCCTCGGCGCCGCCGGCGCGCCCGGCATGGAGGAGCCGCTGCGCGAGCCGCTGTTCGCGCCGCTCCGGGCGCTCGCACCGTGGGCCTCCGGACGCCGCCAGGTCAACTTCCTCAGCGGGTACGACCGGGACGCCGCCGACATCGGCCCGGCCTACGAGCCGCGGGCGTGGGAGCGCCTGCGCGCGATCAAGGCCGCGGCCGACCCGCGCAACCTGTTCCGGGTCAACCACAACATCCCGCCACGGGACTGA